In Leptospira langatensis, a genomic segment contains:
- a CDS encoding PP2C family protein-serine/threonine phosphatase, with product MEEKKELITERIIASGPLTINRIRFGLAGLFLLSLAAAWTQSSAVQNAAYLIGTGSMLGYAYYNHYCNKKYGKIPAMVGKVSVLADITILSIVMLVASWTDRNMASGVIRQIILYAINMIFIVYSVLLLSPTVAKLSGIFSVVGQGLVILNTIFRGVEFTEDELKVISPGYASISEQSLKLVFLAVVSYITQSVILIFRKIGAVEEEYANTLEQKVDERTIEVTKRMEEIQALKVQQDGDYYLTSLLSKPLTTNWNTSQDVSTLFYIEQKKKFTFKNRESELGGDICISGNLLFGKEKEKWTFFLNGDAMGKSLQGAGGAIVLGTAVNNIMTRSASHGRVIEASPEAWMLQTHRELDDIFRTFDGTMMASAIFGLVNDKTGRILILNAEHPWPVLFRDGTSSFLAAELSSWKLGSPFGANLKVHESNLQPGDVIFLGSDGRDDINISNDGSNWRMNEDENLFVRIVEEAEGDLDKIADKLHSVGMIADDLSLIRIGYKEVIDPEHPKYTNAIEKYNEAKHHLSKKEFAIAAELLETSWSLAPNFKESARLLGQIYYDRKEFSKASKWLERYLNLDPESQNIWFLLSLCYKHLKDYKRAADAAENVRKTQPHRLANLINLSDNYRLLNKFEDARSILEKAKELDGESVLVGKLDEFLKAKGF from the coding sequence ATGGAAGAAAAAAAGGAACTCATCACCGAGAGGATCATAGCCTCTGGTCCACTAACGATCAATCGGATCCGATTCGGTTTAGCGGGATTATTCCTGCTCTCCTTGGCAGCCGCTTGGACCCAGAGTTCAGCAGTCCAAAATGCAGCGTATTTGATCGGCACAGGCTCGATGCTCGGATACGCATACTATAATCATTACTGTAATAAGAAATATGGAAAGATACCCGCAATGGTGGGCAAAGTTTCCGTGCTTGCCGATATTACCATCTTATCCATAGTCATGCTCGTAGCCTCTTGGACGGACAGGAATATGGCCTCCGGAGTCATCCGCCAGATCATCCTATATGCGATCAACATGATCTTCATCGTATATTCAGTATTATTATTATCTCCCACAGTTGCAAAACTCTCCGGAATATTCAGCGTAGTCGGGCAAGGGCTCGTGATCCTAAATACGATCTTCCGAGGCGTAGAGTTCACCGAAGATGAACTCAAAGTCATCTCACCAGGATATGCGTCCATTTCAGAGCAGTCCTTAAAGTTAGTGTTCTTAGCGGTAGTATCCTATATTACTCAAAGCGTGATCCTGATCTTCCGCAAGATCGGAGCGGTAGAAGAAGAATACGCGAACACCTTAGAGCAGAAGGTCGACGAAAGAACGATAGAAGTCACCAAGAGAATGGAAGAGATCCAGGCTCTCAAAGTGCAGCAGGATGGGGATTATTATCTCACTTCTCTTTTGAGTAAACCACTAACGACAAACTGGAACACCTCACAGGATGTAAGCACGCTATTCTATATAGAACAAAAGAAGAAGTTCACTTTCAAAAACAGAGAATCGGAGCTCGGCGGAGACATCTGCATCAGCGGAAATCTTCTATTCGGGAAAGAGAAGGAAAAATGGACCTTCTTCTTGAATGGGGATGCGATGGGCAAATCCTTGCAAGGTGCAGGAGGAGCAATTGTACTTGGGACAGCAGTGAATAATATCATGACCCGCTCCGCGAGCCACGGAAGAGTGATCGAGGCTTCTCCCGAAGCTTGGATGCTACAGACACATAGAGAGTTAGACGATATCTTTCGGACCTTTGACGGGACCATGATGGCCTCAGCAATTTTTGGCCTGGTAAACGATAAGACAGGAAGGATCCTGATCTTGAACGCCGAACATCCTTGGCCTGTCCTATTTAGGGACGGAACATCTTCTTTCCTAGCTGCAGAACTTTCTTCATGGAAGTTAGGTTCTCCTTTCGGTGCAAATTTGAAAGTGCACGAATCCAATCTGCAGCCTGGAGATGTGATCTTCTTAGGTTCTGACGGAAGGGACGATATCAATATCTCGAATGACGGATCTAATTGGAGAATGAACGAAGACGAGAATCTATTCGTTCGCATAGTGGAAGAAGCTGAAGGAGATTTGGACAAGATCGCCGATAAATTGCATTCAGTAGGAATGATCGCGGACGATCTTTCTTTAATTCGGATCGGATATAAGGAAGTCATAGATCCGGAACATCCGAAATACACGAACGCAATCGAAAAATATAATGAAGCCAAGCATCATCTTTCTAAGAAAGAATTTGCGATTGCCGCTGAGCTGTTAGAGACCTCCTGGAGTCTTGCTCCTAATTTTAAGGAATCGGCAAGATTGCTCGGACAGATATATTACGATAGAAAAGAGTTTTCGAAAGCATCCAAATGGCTGGAACGCTATTTGAACTTGGATCCGGAATCCCAGAATATTTGGTTCTTATTATCCCTATGCTATAAGCATTTAAAAGACTACAAGCGTGCCGCAGACGCCGCCGAGAATGTACGTAAAACTCAACCGCATAGACTCGCAAATCTCATCAATCTTTCAGACAATTATCGCCTCTTGAATAAGTTTGAGGACGCGCGCTCGATTCTGGAAAAAGCAAAAGAACTAGATGGTGAAAGTGTTCTCGTAGGAAAACTGGACGAATTTTTGAAAGCGAAAGGCTTTTAA
- a CDS encoding glycosyl hydrolase family 5 translates to MKRIQIYITYFLLLIIGACSPSQNQDSSPIFELLTSHSAKNGPQVQFHAFSTDPSIIHSLDYANSDLERKIFTGDKNYNGTVDKVFLDGLGREIGFRGFNISGNAKLAQHGFKPFANDTDADIGFSRLAKTNGSNLIRFTIAWEGVHTAVDTINYAYLDAIIAQMRKAISKRMYVLIDYHQDLFSRNLFNKSSWYTGNGAPSWIISGGSYPSEYCGIVCANWSQNNLTNEAIRRAFRNFWNNASLSTSAGTRYMQTEYLWQVGKAAAYIKSSLSDQEFDYIVGLDPFNEPVDGGMEGLTPAQWDNQKLWPFHYKIRDILNQNGWENKWVFAEPLVFWNTNVGAAIAPATGGGHLLSQPGPGFVFNSHFYDAGRMGTDLTGIDNATYFKYLDDIRTEARFLNIPVFLSEFGMWLKGTGAKDTPRMINAVYQAMEISDKAQSTKTRFADLYNPVVSGTQWHWDYYYNNHKEYMNGNTSKLLTTKDAWNDEDFSVVGNYGANFNVDYHVIQRAYFRRSQGRVMSSHYNAIGYDTWNNVFKWAAIRTTDTGTKYFGDQRFLFLVWKGRNSEAPTEIYLPPHFSKTDTILITEKKIYNKLIPSSLNQDTNEAIVIDDRSRDTGSGMIALVWDDLDQDEDTNDSIHYALLVDGQGISFDNQILQTLQAGLNQRLNTDKKSPIYFTGKMTYSGYPTEQ, encoded by the coding sequence ATGAAGAGAATACAAATATATATCACTTACTTTCTTTTACTTATAATCGGCGCATGTAGCCCGAGTCAAAATCAGGATTCCAGTCCTATCTTTGAGCTTCTTACTTCACATTCTGCCAAAAACGGGCCCCAAGTCCAATTTCATGCATTCTCTACCGATCCTTCGATCATTCATTCCCTCGATTATGCGAACTCAGATCTGGAGCGAAAAATCTTTACCGGTGATAAGAACTATAACGGGACTGTGGACAAGGTCTTCTTGGATGGCCTTGGCAGAGAGATCGGTTTTAGAGGTTTTAATATCTCCGGCAATGCGAAGCTCGCGCAACATGGGTTTAAGCCTTTTGCTAACGATACGGATGCCGATATCGGTTTTTCAAGATTAGCAAAAACGAATGGTTCTAATTTAATTCGATTCACGATTGCTTGGGAAGGAGTTCATACTGCAGTAGATACGATCAACTATGCCTATTTGGATGCGATCATCGCGCAGATGAGAAAAGCCATCTCCAAGAGAATGTATGTCCTCATAGACTATCACCAAGATCTATTCTCCAGAAATCTATTTAATAAGAGCTCATGGTACACTGGAAACGGAGCTCCTTCTTGGATCATCTCCGGAGGCTCATATCCTTCCGAGTATTGCGGCATCGTTTGTGCGAATTGGAGCCAAAATAATCTAACTAACGAAGCGATCCGCAGGGCCTTTCGCAATTTTTGGAATAATGCAAGCCTATCCACTTCGGCTGGAACTCGTTATATGCAAACCGAATATCTCTGGCAGGTCGGCAAGGCTGCAGCATATATTAAGTCTAGTCTAAGCGATCAAGAATTCGATTATATTGTAGGCCTAGATCCGTTCAACGAACCGGTGGATGGGGGAATGGAAGGGCTGACTCCCGCACAATGGGATAATCAAAAGCTCTGGCCCTTTCATTATAAAATACGGGACATACTGAACCAAAACGGATGGGAGAATAAATGGGTCTTTGCTGAACCGCTAGTATTCTGGAATACTAACGTTGGTGCGGCAATTGCTCCTGCAACGGGCGGGGGACATCTGCTCTCCCAACCAGGGCCAGGATTTGTATTTAATTCCCACTTCTATGATGCGGGGAGAATGGGAACGGATCTCACAGGTATAGACAACGCTACCTATTTCAAATATTTGGACGATATACGCACCGAAGCCCGCTTCTTGAATATTCCGGTTTTCTTAAGTGAATTTGGAATGTGGCTGAAAGGAACGGGAGCAAAGGACACTCCAAGAATGATCAACGCGGTCTATCAGGCAATGGAAATCTCCGACAAAGCCCAAAGCACTAAAACAAGATTCGCAGATCTCTATAATCCGGTCGTTTCCGGAACTCAATGGCATTGGGACTATTACTACAACAATCATAAAGAATACATGAACGGGAACACGTCCAAGTTGCTTACCACAAAGGACGCCTGGAACGACGAAGACTTCTCAGTAGTGGGAAATTATGGAGCCAATTTCAATGTAGATTATCATGTGATCCAGAGAGCGTATTTCCGACGATCCCAAGGGAGAGTGATGAGTTCTCATTACAATGCAATCGGTTATGATACATGGAACAACGTATTCAAGTGGGCTGCCATACGAACCACAGATACCGGGACCAAGTATTTCGGAGACCAAAGATTCCTATTCTTAGTTTGGAAAGGAAGAAATTCCGAAGCCCCTACTGAGATCTATCTTCCTCCTCATTTCAGTAAGACCGATACGATCCTCATCACCGAAAAAAAGATCTATAACAAGCTCATTCCTTCTTCTTTGAACCAAGATACAAACGAAGCGATAGTAATCGATGACCGAAGCAGAGATACCGGATCCGGAATGATTGCATTGGTCTGGGACGATCTGGATCAGGATGAAGATACAAACGATTCAATACATTATGCTTTGCTTGTGGATGGCCAAGGGATTTCGTTTGATAACCAAATATTGCAGACTCTACAGGCAGGATTGAACCAAAGGCTGAACACGGATAAGAAAAGCCCGATCTATTTTACAGGAAAGATGACGTATTCAGGATATCCGACCGAACAATAA
- a CDS encoding class II aldolase/adducin family protein yields the protein MKSPDSPLELQKFLPQLVKEGILTKNGCASVKIGKSIWITPKKADLNAIGKKSKNSLLEIPLIENQVFPKDVPDEAVKHLSLYLARPEFSVIFHSTQENVQTCSMAGETVRPYLDDMAQIVGPNAKVVSNSNDPKSLKKMISAISRRNAVYVKDAGALCAHKSLDDAHAVCMVLEKASKAFVESRILGGGKPVPWLEAEAIRFVYQRKYSKQAEKNR from the coding sequence ATGAAGTCTCCAGACAGCCCTCTTGAACTCCAAAAGTTCCTTCCCCAATTAGTAAAGGAAGGGATATTAACGAAGAACGGATGTGCAAGTGTCAAGATCGGTAAAAGCATTTGGATCACTCCGAAGAAGGCCGACCTAAACGCGATCGGAAAGAAATCCAAAAACTCTCTATTAGAAATTCCTTTAATAGAAAACCAGGTCTTTCCAAAAGATGTCCCTGACGAAGCCGTAAAGCATCTATCCTTGTATTTAGCCAGACCGGAATTCAGCGTTATCTTTCATTCTACCCAAGAGAATGTACAAACATGCTCTATGGCGGGTGAAACTGTTCGTCCTTACTTAGATGATATGGCTCAAATCGTAGGACCGAACGCAAAAGTCGTCTCTAATTCCAATGATCCCAAGTCTCTCAAGAAAATGATCTCTGCGATCAGCAGAAGGAATGCCGTCTACGTAAAAGACGCAGGCGCACTTTGCGCTCATAAGAGCTTGGATGATGCTCATGCCGTTTGCATGGTATTGGAAAAAGCAAGCAAGGCCTTTGTAGAATCCAGGATCCTTGGCGGCGGAAAACCTGTTCCTTGGTTGGAAGCAGAGGCGATCCGTTTTGTTTATCAGAGAAAGTATTCCAAACAAGCGGAGAAGAACCGCTAG
- a CDS encoding class II aldolase/adducin family protein: protein MELDKAKKIVRDTGIRLLRSGLIARTWGNISQRIDEDTFAITPTGRTYDDLTPEEIVQVNRHDLTHIGKIKPSYEKGLHAAAYALRSNIGAVIHTHQLQAAVVAAARKDVPVLNSQMKKIIGGPVLCTDYSLPGTKKLIRMAIEALDKSGSKAVLLANHGTLCVGKDMEDAFQVALELERACQAFIEKEFIRISGSKKGDRESIRAWYLKNYSLEKSA, encoded by the coding sequence ATGGAACTGGATAAAGCAAAGAAGATCGTAAGAGATACCGGGATCCGACTATTAAGATCGGGACTGATCGCGCGTACTTGGGGAAATATCAGCCAGAGAATAGATGAGGATACCTTCGCGATCACTCCGACCGGACGAACGTATGACGATCTGACTCCAGAAGAGATCGTGCAGGTTAATCGTCACGACCTGACCCATATAGGAAAGATCAAACCTTCCTATGAAAAAGGATTACATGCGGCCGCTTATGCTCTTCGTTCTAATATAGGTGCAGTCATCCATACTCATCAATTGCAAGCCGCCGTAGTAGCTGCAGCGAGAAAGGATGTGCCTGTCTTAAATTCCCAGATGAAGAAGATCATCGGAGGCCCCGTTCTCTGTACGGACTATTCCCTGCCAGGAACCAAGAAGCTCATTCGCATGGCGATCGAAGCCCTTGACAAATCGGGAAGTAAGGCAGTGCTTCTTGCAAACCACGGAACCCTGTGCGTAGGCAAGGACATGGAAGATGCGTTTCAAGTTGCACTGGAATTAGAAAGAGCCTGCCAAGCATTCATTGAGAAGGAATTCATCCGTATTTCCGGTTCCAAAAAAGGAGATCGGGAATCGATCCGGGCTTGGTATCTTAAAAATTATTCTTTGGAGAAAAGCGCATGA
- a CDS encoding aspartate aminotransferase family protein codes for MSTGFSMTKYPDVQDVYRQLHDLIHQPIRSIKPLEMEKYLKEYYEKKCTKSKVMIAEASEYIPGGVQHNLAFNYPFPLVFTKAAGAYLHDLDGNKYIDFLQAGGPTVLGSNPLSVRKKVIELLESTGPVTGLFHEYELKLAEKIVEHMPSVQMFRMLGSGTEACMASIRVARLATKKKNVVKMGGAYHGWSDQLAYGLRLPGTRHFESHGIPKHVFKYTQEFYPNDLNALEKTLKRNRWRGGTAAVIIEPIGPESGTRPLDFDFNKGVRELCDKYGALLIFDEVVTAFRIGLSGAQGYYGVTPDLTVFGKVVAGGYPSAGGLGGKKEYMKYLSAGLQTGVKKALIGGTMAANPLSSAAGYYTLLEIEKQKACEKAGRAGDRITAGLQKLIKKYNLPFVAFNQGSICHLETVGTMLLEIDIKKFWKIKSTIKEAHLRKKAMEEMGAAYMAEGIVTLAGSRLYTSAADTDAVIDDALKRFERVFQKVEGVV; via the coding sequence ATGTCAACCGGCTTCTCCATGACCAAATACCCAGATGTTCAAGATGTTTATAGACAACTCCATGATCTGATCCATCAGCCAATACGCTCCATTAAGCCTCTCGAAATGGAGAAATATCTGAAGGAGTATTATGAGAAGAAGTGCACGAAATCCAAGGTGATGATCGCCGAGGCTTCCGAGTACATTCCAGGCGGAGTACAGCATAACCTAGCGTTCAATTATCCCTTCCCTTTGGTCTTCACCAAGGCTGCAGGTGCCTATCTTCACGATCTAGACGGGAACAAATACATAGATTTCCTACAAGCGGGAGGCCCCACCGTTTTAGGAAGTAATCCTTTGAGCGTGCGTAAAAAGGTGATCGAACTTTTGGAAAGCACCGGCCCCGTTACTGGCCTCTTTCATGAATATGAGCTCAAACTTGCGGAGAAGATTGTTGAGCATATGCCTTCCGTGCAAATGTTTCGGATGTTAGGATCCGGAACGGAAGCGTGTATGGCTTCTATTCGCGTGGCAAGGCTTGCTACTAAAAAGAAAAACGTAGTGAAAATGGGCGGAGCATATCACGGTTGGAGCGACCAACTCGCTTACGGACTTAGACTTCCCGGCACAAGACATTTCGAGTCTCATGGGATCCCGAAACATGTTTTCAAATACACCCAAGAGTTCTACCCGAACGATCTAAACGCTCTCGAAAAAACCTTAAAGAGAAATCGTTGGAGAGGTGGCACGGCCGCAGTCATTATCGAGCCTATAGGTCCGGAAAGTGGGACTCGTCCTCTTGATTTCGACTTCAATAAAGGAGTCAGAGAACTTTGCGATAAATATGGAGCATTACTGATTTTTGATGAAGTAGTTACCGCATTCCGCATAGGTCTGAGTGGAGCCCAAGGGTATTATGGAGTCACCCCTGACTTGACCGTTTTCGGAAAAGTTGTAGCTGGAGGCTACCCTTCCGCCGGAGGACTTGGAGGGAAGAAGGAATACATGAAGTATCTCTCCGCAGGCCTGCAAACCGGTGTGAAGAAGGCACTAATAGGCGGGACCATGGCTGCCAACCCTCTCAGCTCCGCAGCAGGGTATTATACTCTTCTCGAGATCGAGAAGCAAAAGGCCTGCGAAAAAGCGGGAAGAGCGGGAGATCGGATCACCGCCGGTTTACAAAAACTGATAAAGAAGTATAATCTACCGTTCGTAGCCTTCAACCAAGGATCCATTTGTCACTTGGAAACAGTCGGGACCATGCTCTTAGAGATCGATATTAAGAAATTCTGGAAGATCAAGTCCACGATCAAAGAAGCTCATCTTCGCAAGAAAGCAATGGAAGAAATGGGAGCAGCCTATATGGCAGAAGGGATCGTTACTCTCGCAGGAAGCCGTTTGTATACTAGCGCGGCGGACACAGATGCAGTCATAGATGACGCATTGAAGAGATTCGAAAGAGTCTTCCAAAAAGTAGAAGGCGTAGTGTAA
- a CDS encoding TetR/AcrR family transcriptional regulator, which produces MTEFTPSKYNRETFDKIPEEKRTRILSVAIAEFANRGFNNANTNIIAKKAGISVGSLYKYFDTKEDFFLTAVGYGIHQLEKTLEEVLNDDNDLFGKIESILRIIQKHSRENQDIVRLYNEITAEGNSDLIRGLSSELESISAKVYTSLIAEAKKSGVVGKEVDEKIFAFCIDNLFMILQFSYATEYYKERMSIYLGKDMDDDEKIVRGILSFIRRALERG; this is translated from the coding sequence GTGACAGAATTTACTCCTTCTAAATACAATAGGGAAACTTTTGATAAGATCCCCGAGGAAAAAAGGACTCGGATCTTGTCCGTGGCAATTGCGGAATTCGCAAATCGCGGGTTCAATAATGCAAACACCAATATCATCGCGAAGAAGGCTGGGATCAGCGTAGGTTCTCTCTACAAATACTTCGATACCAAAGAGGATTTCTTTCTCACTGCAGTAGGATATGGGATCCATCAATTGGAAAAAACCTTAGAAGAAGTCTTGAACGACGACAACGATCTGTTCGGAAAGATCGAAAGCATTCTTAGGATCATCCAAAAACATTCCAGAGAGAATCAGGATATAGTCCGCTTATACAACGAGATCACTGCGGAGGGGAATTCGGATCTGATCCGAGGACTTTCTTCGGAGTTGGAAAGTATTTCCGCAAAAGTATATACTTCTTTGATTGCGGAGGCCAAGAAATCAGGAGTTGTGGGGAAGGAAGTAGACGAGAAGATCTTTGCCTTCTGTATCGACAATCTGTTTATGATCCTTCAATTCTCGTATGCCACTGAATATTATAAAGAAAGAATGAGTATCTATCTGGGTAAGGATATGGATGACGACGAGAAGATCGTAAGAGGGATCTTATCGTTCATTCGTCGGGCTTTGGAGAGGGGATAG
- a CDS encoding LA_0442/LA_0875 N-terminal domain-containing protein — MPSSVLKRTTIVLLLLLPFLGLMAELQTVYLRNGQILRGEVIQQTAITMQIRMEDGKILKLNKSEIQRISFKEPTAREKKEAEEKAKQIVEPNPEPTPEIAPVLPTTTAAITTPTESPYYIDQAKRHDLELYFAAGLGRYLPSAADLPSQVQGVIGVLAGGGPTNVAAPTVHALPSEVYGANYTWKRFSAGLSGMKVQSSGFHRTTNYGSDTVEITGTYPDKQSSLKGDLSFLAFTNLRFDLRPTIGYQYFWSKSEDPNSSVTGTGPSGLDFVANYNQTFSENLKGLSVGLKATVRMGERWENRFEFNDLNLSGNQNGSVVVTMANLTNASGNALELLSQPVALKAKGFQFSYRLVFQYTPTISFWTGFQTYEWKYSINNYSQDAYSSLGNGSSPPDQVILQNFLIEKAAQSITSRSKTSVLEFGIMKRLEFSTK, encoded by the coding sequence ATGCCTTCTTCCGTTTTGAAACGAACGACTATCGTATTGCTCCTCCTTCTCCCCTTTTTAGGACTCATGGCGGAGTTACAAACTGTTTACTTGCGCAATGGCCAGATCCTAAGGGGAGAGGTCATCCAGCAGACTGCAATCACCATGCAGATCCGAATGGAAGATGGAAAGATCCTTAAATTAAATAAATCTGAAATACAAAGAATTAGCTTTAAGGAACCTACCGCCAGGGAAAAGAAAGAAGCAGAGGAAAAGGCAAAGCAAATCGTCGAACCGAATCCTGAACCCACACCGGAAATAGCTCCTGTACTACCTACCACTACGGCAGCCATAACCACCCCCACGGAAAGCCCATATTATATCGATCAAGCGAAGAGGCACGATCTGGAGCTCTACTTCGCGGCAGGACTCGGAAGATACCTGCCCAGTGCCGCCGATTTGCCGAGTCAGGTTCAAGGCGTTATAGGAGTTCTTGCAGGAGGAGGTCCCACCAATGTTGCTGCTCCTACAGTGCATGCTTTACCGTCTGAAGTGTATGGAGCTAATTATACTTGGAAAAGATTCTCCGCCGGACTAAGCGGAATGAAAGTGCAGAGCAGCGGATTTCATAGGACCACAAATTACGGAAGTGATACGGTGGAAATTACAGGAACCTATCCGGATAAACAAAGCTCTTTAAAAGGAGATCTATCTTTCTTGGCTTTCACGAATCTTAGATTCGATCTGAGACCGACGATAGGATACCAATACTTCTGGTCCAAATCGGAAGATCCGAATTCTTCTGTAACCGGGACCGGACCGAGTGGCCTCGATTTCGTCGCGAACTATAACCAAACATTCTCAGAAAATTTAAAAGGACTTTCGGTCGGACTCAAAGCAACGGTTCGCATGGGAGAGAGATGGGAGAACAGATTCGAGTTCAACGATCTGAACTTAAGCGGGAATCAAAACGGAAGCGTGGTCGTAACCATGGCGAATCTGACGAATGCAAGCGGGAATGCCTTAGAACTCCTATCTCAACCGGTCGCATTAAAAGCAAAAGGATTCCAATTTTCGTATCGATTGGTGTTCCAATATACTCCTACAATTTCCTTTTGGACCGGATTTCAGACGTACGAATGGAAGTATAGTATAAACAATTATTCTCAAGATGCGTATAGCTCACTCGGGAATGGGTCTTCTCCGCCGGACCAAGTAATCCTTCAGAATTTCCTAATAGAGAAGGCTGCCCAGAGTATTACCTCACGTAGCAAGACTTCCGTTTTGGAATTCGGGATCATGAAGCGCTTAGAATTCTCCACGAAATAG
- a CDS encoding ComF family protein, which translates to MLSEVLNRLKSRKDFPLSIFLASGSRKILRKLRSLEFDACVILPSHKKISWSSGKERPFLASSRLCKEAEDILEIPFIQPLLKSSPEKQAGKSFSERFFHAYRSWAIHPAWKDRCPERILLLDDVFTTGASVNEASRILKQNGARSVYVLTYLRTVD; encoded by the coding sequence ATGTTAAGCGAAGTCTTGAATCGGTTGAAGTCCAGAAAGGATTTTCCTCTTTCCATCTTTCTTGCTTCGGGTTCTCGCAAGATCTTGAGAAAACTAAGATCCTTGGAATTCGACGCCTGTGTGATCCTTCCTTCTCATAAGAAGATAAGTTGGAGTTCCGGAAAAGAAAGACCGTTTCTTGCCAGTTCCAGGCTCTGCAAGGAGGCCGAGGATATATTAGAAATTCCTTTTATACAACCTCTTCTTAAGTCCAGCCCCGAGAAACAGGCGGGTAAGAGTTTTTCAGAGAGATTCTTTCATGCGTATCGATCATGGGCAATCCACCCCGCTTGGAAGGATCGTTGTCCTGAGAGGATCCTTCTGCTAGACGATGTGTTTACGACGGGGGCCAGTGTGAACGAGGCGAGTCGGATCTTAAAGCAGAATGGAGCCAGGTCGGTGTATGTTCTGACCTATTTGCGGACAGTGGATTGA
- the dinB gene encoding DNA polymerase IV: MLRKILHVDMDAFYASVEQRDNPDYRGKPVIVGGPPDSRGVVCAASYEARKFGVRSAMPCSRAARLCPSGIFVSPRFEAYSKVSSKIRTIFLEYTDLVEMLSLDEAFLDVTQNKKNIQYASVVAKEIRERIWEETQLTASAGVSINKFLAKVATDQNKPNGMTIVRPEQVDEFIENLDVGVFPGIGKVTLKKMNELGIHSGKDLKSKSLEMLERNFGKSGRWFYHVCRGLDDRPVEPSRERKSLGAESTFANDLVTSSELLRELADIAEELEGRLLKKPFAGRTITLKVKFSDFTQKTRSISADYTYLDKNELYRIGSKLLDEFLLDTGKSVFPIRLLGLSLSHPESSSKTISKSEEEDLFPSLF; the protein is encoded by the coding sequence ATGCTTCGGAAAATTCTACATGTAGACATGGATGCGTTCTATGCTTCCGTCGAGCAAAGGGACAATCCGGATTATAGGGGAAAGCCGGTCATCGTTGGAGGTCCTCCCGATTCCAGAGGAGTCGTATGTGCTGCCAGCTATGAGGCTCGCAAATTCGGTGTTCGTTCTGCAATGCCTTGTTCCCGTGCGGCCCGGCTTTGTCCTTCCGGCATCTTTGTTAGTCCTAGATTCGAAGCATATAGTAAGGTCTCTTCTAAGATCCGTACCATCTTTCTGGAATACACAGATTTAGTGGAAATGCTTTCTTTGGACGAAGCATTCTTGGATGTAACCCAGAACAAAAAGAATATCCAATACGCGAGTGTGGTCGCCAAGGAGATCCGGGAAAGGATCTGGGAAGAGACACAATTGACTGCCTCGGCGGGCGTTTCCATCAATAAGTTCTTGGCCAAGGTAGCAACGGATCAAAATAAACCGAACGGAATGACTATTGTTCGTCCGGAGCAGGTGGATGAGTTCATCGAGAATTTGGATGTGGGAGTCTTTCCTGGGATAGGAAAAGTTACATTAAAAAAAATGAATGAACTTGGTATCCATAGCGGAAAGGATCTTAAATCCAAAAGCCTGGAAATGTTGGAGAGGAATTTTGGAAAATCAGGCAGATGGTTCTATCATGTTTGCAGGGGACTGGACGATCGACCTGTGGAACCATCACGGGAAAGGAAATCCTTGGGAGCGGAGTCTACGTTTGCTAACGATCTCGTAACCAGTTCGGAACTATTAAGAGAGTTAGCAGACATCGCTGAGGAATTGGAAGGCCGTCTCCTAAAAAAACCTTTCGCGGGTAGGACCATCACTCTCAAGGTGAAATTCTCGGATTTCACCCAGAAGACCAGAAGTATCAGTGCGGACTATACATATCTAGACAAGAACGAGTTGTATCGGATCGGAAGTAAGTTGCTGGACGAATTTCTTTTGGACACCGGCAAATCCGTATTTCCGATCCGATTGCTAGGCTTAAGCCTTTCTCATCCGGAATCGAGTTCTAAAACGATCTCCAAATCGGAAGAAGAGGATCTGTTCCCTTCTCTTTTTTGA